The sequence below is a genomic window from Vicia villosa cultivar HV-30 ecotype Madison, WI unplaced genomic scaffold, Vvil1.0 ctg.000032F_1_1_3, whole genome shotgun sequence.
attaaaaaaaaaaatgttaaaagttaatagaataaaataaattgattcaCCTAAGACATTTAATGTTAAAAGTCAatagaataaattaaattaattaacggAGTAGTTTTTAAAGGTCTAAAATGTAATAACGTAATAGTTACGAGACTAGaatgaaatattaaattaaattaaggaaTTACAACACTAATTAAGCttaattcaaaataataataaaaataaatttattgtcTAATATTCTATCATAAAACTACAAtgatattctaattttttttgtttgtggAGGGCCTAAGCACAAGAAGGAAACAAACTAAACACAAACAAACCTAGGGTAAAAGAAACTCTCTAAATCTTTCTCATAACTATCAGCAAGCCAGTTATGAAATATTTCAAAACCACCTAGGCAACTCATGGAATATTTCAAAACCACCTCCAAGCTTTTTTTCATGCAAGGCTAAAAGATGAGCACACCCATTCACCTCTCTAAAAACATGTCTAACCTCCACCTTCTCCAACAAAAACATCTCTTTATAAATTTGTCTCGTTAAGCTACAACTAACCACATGATCCTGAGAGGAGTTTAGGCATATAGTAATAGCTTCCTTCGAATCCGCTTCCACCAACACCTTCGAAAAGCCGAGTCTTCTTACCATCCTAAGACCTTCCAAGATACCCCACAATTCTGCTCGAAGCGGGCTACAATACCCCACACCTTTAGCAAAGCCCCCACACCACAAATCGGCTTCATCCCTAATAATACCTTTATTTCCAAGATACCCCACAATTCTGCTCGAAGCGGGCTATAATACCCCACACGTTTTCGCAATAGCCTTCGAAAGGTTCGAGTCCGTATTTTTTGCATGGATATCTTTATTTCCACCAGTCACCTTATATTTCCCTTTCAACACTCTACACCACATCTCCTAATTTCCATTCATAATTTCCCCCTAGCTTCATGATACACGCTTGGTTCATCGTATCAAGCTTCCTCAAACCTAATTCGCCATAATCCTTGCTTGTAGTCACTTTCTTCCAGTtcacagcatgataattcttatgaAGATCCGTATCTCCCCAAATGAAGGAACACTGCAGCTTATGGATTTCCTTAATGCTATCTTTCAGAAGCATATTAGTCATCATGGGATAGATCGGGATAGCTTCCATAACACTCTTGGTGAGTGTAACTCTTCCTGCAAAAGATAGATGTCTAGCTTTCCAACTCGTAAGTCTTTTCGCAATTTGCTCCGTTACGTAACTAAAATCACTTCTTCTCAAGGCCTTCCCTTTTATCGGAACACCAAGATACTTGCCAAGACACTGAGTTTCTTTGATACCCGCCATAGCACATAACTTCAACCTTAACCGTCTTGAAACGTTATTGGAAAAAAGAATATTCGATTTCTCGTAACTAATCTCTTGACCTGACATAGCGCAAAACTTATCCAAGGTACCAATAACACACTCCATTTGTTTCTCCGTAGCTTCTCCAAAGATAAGCAAATCATCGGCAAACATTAAGTGAGTTATCTCAACCCCATGCATACCAACCCGAAACGACTTCCACTTCTTACTAACcacctcatgctcaattaaatGGAAAAGCTTATCCATACATAAGACAAAAAGATATGGAGAAATAGGGTCTCCTTGTCGGATACCCCGTTGAGGGCGAAAGAATTCGTTCCTGTTGCCATTCCAATTCACATTAGTTTCCAAACTAGAAACTCCATGCATGATAATGTCAATCATTTTCTTTGGCAAATTTATCTCTTTTAAAATTCTCCATATAAACTCCCAATTGAGTTTATCATAAGCTTTAGAGAGATCAATCTTCATAGCAAAAGTAcctttcttccctttcttgtgcCTCATGCTGTGAATGACTTCGTTAGCTATTATAATATTATCATGAATAGATCTCCCAGGAACGAATCCCGTCTATAGAGGAGACACCAAATTTGGCATAAAAGGCTTCAGTCTTCCAACCAGAGTTTTAGTGATAATCTTATAAAGAGAGTTGCAAAGAGATATAGGTCTAAACTGAGTAACTCTTTAAGGCTGCCCCACTTTGGGAATGAGGCATATATCAGTCTTATTAATGTCAACAATAATACTTGGATTATTCCAAGTCTGTTTAACAAACTCGCTAATTCCTTCACCAACCACATCCCAGGCCTTCTGATAAAACCCCGTCGGGAATCCATCAAGGGCAGGAGcttttcaacttcaaaataaTCAATATGATTTCAAAATTTATTgtgatttaaattttattaaataatattaaacatTACATCATTTAGTTGATGCAAATAaactttttcaattaaaaaaccATTAATATAAAAGGTAGTATATTGAACAACAAGAATAAGtttttgttaaataaaaagtatataaaaaaCAAGCTAAAAAAAGtcataaactaataaaaaaatataaaataaaggtTTACACAAACATTATCAAAGAGATCTCTCTTATATTAATGTGAGTTAAGAAGTAAAAAAAAGttgttaaagttttttttttgacttacCAAATACACTCTAGTATCTTAAAAATAAATACCAAtcttaaaaacaaatataaaaaatgagCTGTAGAATATTGATGGAGTATTATTAATTTTgaaactaaataataattatattttggaTGTAGTtggttttctctctctctctctctctctctctctctctctctctctctctctctctgcttCTCAATTTCTCAACTTTGTTTGCATTTCATTCCAATTTCCATGTGCACCTTCCCATCCCATTTCCTTCATCTCCCACATGGCTACTTCTGCTTTTCTCTGATCGGTGAGTTTTCTTCTACTCCGCTTTATCACACTCCTTTTGCCTTTTGCTTGTTATAATCACTTTCTGGTCTGAGATTTGAGTTTTTACTGACAAACTTTTTGACCCATATAATCAAAATGTCTGTTAAAGTATCTCAATGGCAAAAAGTTTGTAACTTTGTGATTTCATAAAGGTTTTGCAATCTGGGTTTGCTTGTATGATTTGGGTTTGGTTCTTGGGGTTTAAgatttatgtaatttattttttcatttctaattgtgattttagtttgaattgttGATATTGGACCATTTATCTAGAAAAATGTAGtaacattcattttttttttttgaggaaccTTCAACATTGAATTTGAGTAGTAAGAGAATAGGATCTACATTTAGGTTTATGTTGTGTAGCTTTCTTTTATAAGTATATATTCTTCAGCAATGTTTTCTAGATAAGAAAATTTGTATTCCCTTTTTGCTTCTTAGTTAAGCAATTTTATCCTTTAGAAAGTAAAAGGCCTAAGGACATTTGACAATCCAAAAAGAGTAACAAGAAAAAATGGGAGCTTTGCTTTTTGCTTGTACTTGAATATATATACTTATTTTGAGCTACTTGAGATGAGACAGTTTTTATTGGTGTATCGTTGATGATTCGTTGCAAGCTCTGTAGCactgacacctctgaaaaaatgtGTGTTTTATTTGCTGAGTATTGGATGTATAAGTTATAACACCCTTCTTGACAGTACTGTTTTGTGTTTTATTTGCTGAGTATTACAGAGCTATGACAAAGAAATCGCCTTAAAGAGGATAGTTTCTTGCCATTTCTAGATAAGCAATGGTTGCGGAGTCATGGTTTCGTAATCTCTGGAGGGCTCCTCGGAAGCATGATGCTAACTCCGGGGAGGTGATTGGAGTATTAGCATTTGAAATAGCGAGCTTGATGTCCAAGCTTGTTAATTTATGGCAATCGCTGAGTGATAAACAGGTTGCGAGGTTGAGAGAAGAGATTGCAAATTCAATTGGCATAAGAAAGCTTGTTTCGGATGACGATCATTTTATTGAACGATTGATCTGTATGGAGATAGTCGAGAATATGGCACATGTGGCCGAGTCCGTGGCTAGGCTTTCTAAGAAATGCAACGATCCGATTTTGAAAGGTTTTGAAAGTACCTTTTATGGGTTTATCACTACGGGTACGGATCCGTATGGGTGGGAATTCACTAGCAAGAAGATGGAAAGAAAGATTAAAAAGATGGAAAAATTTATATCGACTAATGCAAGTCTGTATCAAGAGATGGAGGTGCTTACTGAGCTGGAGCAAACTCTTGCGAGAGTGAAGCCTAATGGTGAGTCGGATGGTGTAAGTTTAAGCGAGTATCAGAAGAAAGTTGCATGGAAGAAACACGAGGTGAAAAGCTTGAGGGATATTTCTCTATGGAACAGGACATATGATTACACAATACATCTTTTGGCTAGATCGTTATTCACAATATTTTGTAAGATCAACCATGTATTCGGAATTCAAGAGATGGTAGATGATGGTGGAAACAATAACTCGAGTGTCTTAGATTCCGAGAGCATTTATAGAAGTCAATCAGTCTCTGCGTTATTTCAATCTTCATTCGATCCATCACAGAATCATATTGCCCGATTTTCTTCAGGACCTCTTAATAATATTACGAGATCAGGTCCAATTGTTAGAGCAAATAAAGCCAGCGTTACTCATTCGGGTCCAATGGTTAGAACAAATAAAACCAGCGTTTCTCATTCAGGTCCCCATGGCGACTCATCCACAAAGTCGGGCCCAATTTTAGGAAAGCATACAGGTGTCAGTTTTTACTCGGGTCCCCTTGGAAGGAATGCGAATCAATCGGTTCCACTTAGTAGAACAAAAAAAATGAGCAAGATTTGGAACTTTTATAAACACTCTACTGGCATAACTGGGAAGGAAACTCACACAAGACACAGTCGAATGACTCAAGTAGGACCTTTCAAAGGATGTATGGCTTGGGACAGTTCTTCCATCATTGACTGTCATTCAAGTGCAAGCGGTGTTCACAACGGGGTTCAGAATCCCAGAGACGCTAATTCAAACCTTCTCAGTCTTGGCAAAGTAGTTCATCATACTCAATCAGTTTTCAAATCTATGTGCAAGCTTTTAAATCCTCCGCCTGAAACCCTTGGCGCTGCTGCTTTAGCACTTCACTATGCAAATGTTATAATTGTGATTGAGAAGCTAGCAGCTTCTCCGCACTTGATAGGTCTTGATGCAAGAGATGACATGTACAACATGTTACCGAGACGTGTGAGAATCGCCCTCAAAGCCAAATTAAAACCATTTACCAAGGCCATGGCGTCGTCATCAGTCTACGACACGAGTCTCGCAGGAGAATGGAACGAAGCAATGTCAAGCATATTGGAATGGTTGGCACCGCTTGCTCATAACATGATAAGATGGCAAACTGAGAGGAGTTTTGAGCAACAGAGCTTTGTTTCACGAACGAACGTGCTGCTGGTTCAAACGCTTTACTTTGCGAATCAAGAAAAGACAGAAGAAATCATCACTGAGCTTCTCGTGGGTCTGAATTATGTCTGCAAATATGGCAGGGAGCTCAATGCAAAATCTCTGGCCGAGTGCGGCAGTTTTAGGGTTGGCAATGAATATCTTAATCTGAATATATAAAGATCAACTGTGTTTCTTGAATTAACAGATGAAAATGAAATGGTAGATGAAGTATGGAAGAAATAACTACATACTCATTATCATGGAAGTTTAGTATCAGAATGTGTTTCTGGTGAGGATTTTTTTcgttgtttttgaatatttatcgATTATTTATCGTTGATTTTTTCGATAAGTTTCAAGTTATTAGAACTAGAAGTTTCAAGTTTTTTCGATTATTTGAAGTTACTAAATGGTGTGTAGGGTGTGCATATCTATGAACATCATTATTTGTTCAATTGTATAGTGCGATCACACATGATTATTGTTTATCTCTCTATATCTTTTAAATTGTCAGGGAAAAAATGGTTTGCCATTGATATTATGTACTGCCATCTACTCTCTATTATGCAACAATTGCACGATTGCAACAATCGCACCGTCTCAATCAATGTATCTTTACCAAAAGAAATTTGTTCTAATAtaagtgttattttattttttcaatataaaattaaTGTTTACTAATTTTACCTCTGATTAATATCGTCCATTTTCAAgtcattaaattaattatttttttaatacaatgAATAAACAGTACATAAATTTATAGATTTTCCAATAAAGTAAATTGAAactttctgcatcaatttccaattcaattcaaataaatattacaTAAATTTTCAGGTggaaattaatatataaattgaCCAAAAAAACAAACTTTATATATTAAGAGCTCCAAATTTTCTTGGTGGTTTATTATTGCAGTAAAGACATTTTGTTTTGTGAATCCATTTATTTTCATTACAAGTCACAACCAACAAAAACTTGTTATGATAGCCATTCATGACTTAAGATAGGACAATGAAGCTGGAACAACCAGAGGGAAGAGGAACAGTCATGCGTTTGGTTTCTGGGTATCAATGAATTGGGAAAATACAAAGTCTCTGTAGTGAAAGAGAGAAGGGAGAAACAGAATTTAATAGTTACCTTCTATTCTTCCCCCTTGGACAGTTTTGTTAAAACACTTCTAGAAAGATAATAAGAGATCACTGCATGTAATCTGAATCCCTCACATCACACGCAATAAAGCAAACAACAAGATTTTTGTTAGTTAATAATTTTTCTACCTGTCACAGAAAAGTGGATAgatccaaaaaaggaaagggaTGTATTTGGACAACACATTTATTATTCAAAGAATTTCCTGTTCCAAGCACTATTGGAGGGGCGCGCAAAAAACCAACACAAGATTATTCTCAATCACCCCACTTtttttttctcctaaaaaatggAAAGAAACTAACAATGCCTAGTCTAAAAGCCACATTCCACAGAATATTCTTGTGGTGACTTATTTTACAGATGAAAATAAACTTATTCAATATGAATAGAAGATACAGCTGACGTGATTTCATTGGTTCGTGGGTCAGCAGTTTCTAATGAAACACCACAAGGATCTTCTTTAACCAACATAGCGAGAACACTAACTGAACTCCATGTTTTCGTCACATTGCTGTTTGAATCTCCCAAAGTAACAGCAAAGACTGCATCAAATCCTCCTGCTCCAGGAACTCCAGCTAACAATACACCTTCCAAGTTCATTGTAGCATCTAGAAGTTGTGTTTGTGATTCTGGTTCAATCTGCATACATTACAAGTTTTGATGAGACTGCTGAGCTCATGAACTCTTGAAATATGATCAATCAGCCATGATCGCAAATTTGAGTTTCTAGCATAAAAAACTCTGGGTACACTTTCAATACAGATTCTAAAAGCTGAACAACGTGTAAGTATAGCATTTATGTTAATATGCTCCATAAACACAATGTAGATGGTATCTGAACAGTCAGAGCAGTCTTCTGAAAGATATTTCAGTCAAGGTCAAGTGTTAAATAAGCTCGTTATACTGAAACCAAATTCAAGACCCCAACTGGAAACACTCCTTATCTTTCTCCGCGGATGCAGATTACAAGTGAGCGAACAACTATGGACTGGAACAGTATCCAACCTTAGCTTGCCAATCATTCTTATTCCACAGAAAGATTTGCGGTGCCTCATGAGTTATTaatgaataaaacaaaaaattaaatttcaacaAAGTTACAAATTCATAAGGGCAAATATATTCCACCTGGACATACCTATTTTTGTAAGCAAAATAGATATCATACAAACAGAGAACCATATATAACTAAGTGCTCAGCTAGTGAAATTAACTTACCGGAACACCTGCAGCCTCACCCATTAGACGCATATGATATCTGATCCCCACCATTGCCTCTTTGGAGCTTAGGAGTGCTTTAATAACTGCTTCCTTGTTAGGTTCAGAAGCTTGTTCTATCCACTGATTATGTAATTTGCATTTCAAACGTCAACatgaaagaagaaaatcaagaagaaacgacacaatgtataaaagtttactAAAACCTCATAGCATGAAAGAGCAGTCACAAGGAAATCATATTACACATCTACTAATTAAGTTCATAATCTGAAAGCAAAAACCAAGGTTCCAATGGCTACTAAACTTTGTGAAAAAATAAGGTCCCATCAAAAGTAATAGAAGACGTATGAGTCTAATCATTAAAGATACCATATTTCATGAAAACCAATAGAAAGAATTGTGGAAGTCTAATCCTTAATGCAAAAGCAAAGAAAATTATTGGGGCACAGTTTAAGTTGTTAGAGTTTAATGATGAGAACTGCTGATCAATATACTTTAGTTGCATAGGAAAAATCCtgttattttcaaattatttctaTTCATTAAACAACTGTAAATTATCTCAACAAAATACCTTGTCGGATCTGAGGATGCTGCAGCTGTCAATCACAGACTTGTATGCATCCCATTGTTCTTTCGCTAATTTTCTTAGCAAGTTCAGTTGTGTTTCCAATGCTGAATTTGCATCTGACAATCTTCGCCATGTTTCCAGAGCTTTCTGAGGGTCAGACTTTTGCCATTTTTTG
It includes:
- the LOC131622594 gene encoding protein PSK SIMULATOR 3-like, which produces MVAESWFRNLWRAPRKHDANSGEVIGVLAFEIASLMSKLVNLWQSLSDKQVARLREEIANSIGIRKLVSDDDHFIERLICMEIVENMAHVAESVARLSKKCNDPILKGFESTFYGFITTGTDPYGWEFTSKKMERKIKKMEKFISTNASLYQEMEVLTELEQTLARVKPNGESDGVSLSEYQKKVAWKKHEVKSLRDISLWNRTYDYTIHLLARSLFTIFCKINHVFGIQEMVDDGGNNNSSVLDSESIYRSQSVSALFQSSFDPSQNHIARFSSGPLNNITRSGPIVRANKASVTHSGPMVRTNKTSVSHSGPHGDSSTKSGPILGKHTGVSFYSGPLGRNANQSVPLSRTKKMSKIWNFYKHSTGITGKETHTRHSRMTQVGPFKGCMAWDSSSIIDCHSSASGVHNGVQNPRDANSNLLSLGKVVHHTQSVFKSMCKLLNPPPETLGAAALALHYANVIIVIEKLAASPHLIGLDARDDMYNMLPRRVRIALKAKLKPFTKAMASSSVYDTSLAGEWNEAMSSILEWLAPLAHNMIRWQTERSFEQQSFVSRTNVLLVQTLYFANQEKTEEIITELLVGLNYVCKYGRELNAKSLAECGSFRVGNEYLNLNI